The nucleotide sequence ATCTGGTACATGGCTGGTTCAGGCCAGTCTCAAACAGAGCCTCCAGGGACGGCCACTGCAGCTCCAGCTGACTGCTACCATCTGGGGATATGAACCCAGTCCTGCTAGATCTGCTGAGCCTTCGGGAAAGGCCAGAAAATATGTTAAAGCATTACTGAGGCCAAATGAATGGTATCTGTGGGCCAGGTCCACCCCACTGGCTGTCAGGTGAGGACACCTCAGCTACAGAGGCACCTCAGGGGCTTTCGGAaactcctccccacctcccttttcCAAGCAGGAACAAGAGCCCCGGGACCTCAAGTGTGCCCCTGGGGTTTTAAGCAGGAAAAAGTCCTggccaatttttaatttttaaaaacatgatcctTTCCACTTCTCACCCCAGAAAATTCCCAGCAGTAAAATACAGGGGCAAAGGGCCTTAGATAGGGTCTGGGAAACTCTAGTATAGAGCTGCAAACCAAGCTCTATAGGGGCCATGCCCAGAGGTCTCCAACAGAAGTGCACAGGCCTCCTCTGGGGCAGGACAGCTGAGTTTGGATCCTGACTCTGCAACTCACTGGCTGCctggctttgggcaagttacaCTGTACTTCAGTCTTTCATATGGGAAATAGGGACTGTCAAGATCAAGGTCAAGCGAGTTTTCATTAAGTTATTAACTGTGTCTAAAAGAGagtatgtgtgtatgctaagttgcttcagccctgtccaactctgtgcaaccccatggactgcagcctgccaggctgcgttggccatgggattctccaggcaagaataatgaaatgtgttgctgtcccctcctccaggggatcttcctgacccagggatccaacccacatctcttacttctcctgcattggcaggcaggttctttacctctagtgccacttgggaaaccccctAGAAGAGAATAGGGGTGCTTAAGTATTATTAATAAAGGGAGAAGCCACTACTCAGCTCCCGCCCATAGTTGCTTAGCATTGCCAGATTGATTTTTTTCACGGCAGCAATTTGGAAACCTGGGTGAAATGTTGTGACTTTTCAACTCTGGACTCTAGACGGAAACACTGGGGCTGTGTGAGCCAGGCGGGGAACTCACCGCACGCAGCCGGCCCCAGTGCGCCCGCGCCTGCAGCTGCCGCGCCAGCTGTTCCAGGGCCCGCAGCCGCGCCTGGTGCCGCTCGTGGCGCCGCTGGAGCCTCCGCACCCGCCGCTGCAGCGCGCCCAGCGCCGCGCCCAGCCCGGCCCTGGGGTGCTGGGCCGATGCTCCAGGGCGCGGCCCCGCGGGCGCCGGCTGAAGCGACAGGGGCGTCAGGAACACGGTGGCTGGAGCCTCGGGGGCCCCGGAGGCTGGCCCCAGCACCAAGAGCTGTACAGGCCCAGAGGCCAAGGATGGGGTCGCCTGCAGAGGCGGAGGCACGACGGGTTTCTCCGTGCTTCGGGAACTCTGCTGCCTCTGGAAGACAAGGCGCGGGGGGACATCAGTGCCAGACTGCAAGGGAAAATTCCTCAGGCGGGGAGGGCTGGGGATCCGATTCCAGCTACAGGGCTTCCCCAGCTCACCTGGGCGGGCGGCACTCGGGAGAAGATGGAGGGCACGGCGTCGGGTCGCAGGTAGCGCACGCCCCAGCGCCACTGGAAGCAAGAGGGGGCGAAGTGCTCGCTGCACAAGTGCTGGTGGCAGCTGGGCACCCAGTGCTCACGGCCCATGTGCCTCAGCCAGGCCTGCAGCCGGGGGCCATCCTTCAGCGGGAACCTGCCAGGGGAGCGAGGTCAGCCATGTCAGGGGTCCAACCCCCGCCCCACGGCAACCGCCAGCACACGCACACCCAGAGAGCCTTGAGTGCCAAACCTCGGCCTCCCCTGGGCCAGAGTCTGGCCATGCCTCCCAAccagggggtgtgtgtgtgtgtgtgtgtctcgcaggtggtgtgtgtgtgtgtgtgttagtcgcaggtggtgtgtgtgtgtgtgttagtcacaggtggtgtgtgtgtgtgtgtgtgtgtgtgttagtcacaggtggtgtgtgtgtgtgtctgtgtgtgtgttagttgctctgtcctgtccgactctttgataccccatggaccgtagcctaccaggctcctctgtccatgggattctccaggcaagaatactggagtgggtaggcatctctggatcttccccacccagagatggaacctgggtttccagattctttaccatctgaatcactagggaagcccacctcTGCCTCTACCCATATCTAATTTTTTGGCTCCatcttgtggttcagctggtaaagaatccgcctgcaatatggcagacctgggttcaatccctgggttgggaagatcccttggaaaagggaaaggctacccactgcactattctggcctgaagaattccatggactatatatagttcatgaggtcacagagtctaagagacacaactaagtgactttcactttcatcttttaaaCACCCAGCATCAGCCCACCTCTCCCACAATCTGTTGTCTATCCCCCAAAGCCTCCAATCTCCCTCCTGGTCTCTCTTCCATGGCCACTATCCCCTCCCCACTCATCTGTTCCTCCACAGGAACCTAAGGGAGCAGTTAATAAAATTGGACAAATCTAGAATGTGGGAGATCCTATATTCATGGGGCTAAGGGTAGGGCTATAGATTAAAGGGGATTTAAGAAACATCAACACAAAGGCAGATCTGGGCTTCCTCTGCAACAACCTTTctgtaaaaagacattttaatccAGTTGGGGGAAATTGAACATGAATTGGTTATTAGATAATTGTAAGAAGTTAATTTTGCTAGGTGTGATCATTACACTGATTTAAGCTTCTAAAATAGTCATCTGTtggaaaaatattctgaaatatttatgaataaaaggctggaattttctttaaaatactacATTAAAGATGTACGTGGGaggaaagtagaagaaaaaaattagtgaaatgtTGACTACTGGTGTAACTGAGTGATAGATACATGAGGATTCATTTAAACAACACTATTTTTTGTGTATGCTTGAAAACATGtcaaaaagtttttaaacaacaaaacattaactgattaaaaatgggcaaagggcttGAATAGACTCTAAACAAGACACAAATGGCagcagcatatgaaaagatgttcaacatcatttatcattaggaaaatgccCATCGAAACCACAAGCTATTGCCTCATAACCATTAGAATGactactatattaaaaaaaaacaacaagtatTTACAAGGATATGCAGAATCTGGAACCCTGTGtggtgttggtgggaatgtaaaatggagaAGCCTCTATGAAAAGTAGtatggtagttcctcaaaaaactgaaaacagtattaccatatgatccaaatcccacttctggatatagacccccccccccaaaaaaaaataaacttcaaagcagggtctcaaagagatatttacaCACTCAAGTTCATAACAGCatgatttacaatagccaggaggTGGAAGAAACCCAAgggtccatcaacaaatgaatgtattAACAAAaggtggaatatatatatacacacacacatacgtatacatacatgatatatatatatatacaatacacacacatacacaatgaaatattactcagctttaagaaagaaattccgggactttcctggcagtccagtggttaagactctacgctTCCACTGCACGGGGCATGGGTTTtgtctctagtcagggaactaagatcccacatgctggggagtgcagccaataaaaaaaaaaagaaaagaaattctgacacattctatataacatggatgaaccttgagtacattatggtaagtgaaataaatcagtcacaaaaaaaaagtcctaatattgtatgattccatgaCACTTTCTAGAACCAacatcaaaaaagatgtccttttcatcataggggaatggaatgcaaaagtgggaagtcaagagatacctggagtaacaggcaagtttgactttggagtacaaaatgaagcagggcaaaggctaacagagttttgccaagagaacacactggtcatagcaagcacccttttctaacaacacaagagatgactctagacatggacatcaccagatggtcaatactgaaatcagtctgattatattctttgcagctgaagatggaaaagctctatacagtcagcaaaaacaagaccgggagctgactgtggctcagatcatgagccccTGATTGCAAAATTAAgatttaaatgaagaaagaagggagaaccactaggccattccagtatgacctaaatcaaatccctaatgattatttgggcttctctgatagctcagttggtaaagaatccaccttcaatgcaggagaccccagttggattcctaggttgggaaaatctgctggagaagggataggctacccactccaatattgcccattgagtcggtgatgccatccaaccatttcatcctctgtcatccccttctcttcctgccct is from Bos indicus isolate NIAB-ARS_2022 breed Sahiwal x Tharparkar chromosome 18, NIAB-ARS_B.indTharparkar_mat_pri_1.0, whole genome shotgun sequence and encodes:
- the THAP8 gene encoding THAP domain-containing protein 8 isoform X1 → MPKYCLAPNCSNTAGQLGADNRPVSFYKFPLKDGPRLQAWLRHMGREHWVPSCHQHLCSEHFAPSCFQWRWGVRYLRPDAVPSIFSRVPPAQRQQSSRSTEKPVVPPPLQATPSLASGPVQLLVLGPASGAPEAPATVFLTPLSLQPAPAGPRPGASAQHPRAGLGAALGALQRRVRRLQRRHERHQARLRALEQLARQLQARAHWGRLRALPRPEESQAFTIICGGPDIAVVLPHGPASPTLDAKPELLDTQTPSA
- the THAP8 gene encoding THAP domain-containing protein 8 isoform X2, producing MGREHWVPSCHQHLCSEHFAPSCFQWRWGVRYLRPDAVPSIFSRVPPAQRQQSSRSTEKPVVPPPLQATPSLASGPVQLLVLGPASGAPEAPATVFLTPLSLQPAPAGPRPGASAQHPRAGLGAALGALQRRVRRLQRRHERHQARLRALEQLARQLQARAHWGRLRALPRPEESQAFTIICGGPDIAVVLPHGPASPTLDAKPELLDTQTPSA